A single Drosophila miranda strain MSH22 chromosome XR, D.miranda_PacBio2.1, whole genome shotgun sequence DNA region contains:
- the LOC117186798 gene encoding ERI1 exoribonuclease 2-like, which produces MHPFTYAISVNFVATCWENQPAQQFRLSEIIEFPAILVNLKTGMVEAEFHKYVMPVESPQLSEYCTSLTGIQQKTVEAGVPLQTALNSFIEWLKKELSARNLVLPKMSMTNPQGNCFFVTWTNWDFGICLAKECARKNIRKPTCFNQWIDARAIYTKWYKYRPFSFDNALAHVRLTFQGRAHSGIDDAKNLGNLMCKMSRDGAPFSITKDLTPHKELNENRGF; this is translated from the coding sequence ATGCATCCTTTTACTTATGCCATATCCGTGAACTTCGTGGCCACCTGCTGGGAAAATCAACCGGCTCAACAATTTAGATTGTCGGAGATAATTGAGTTCCCAGCCATTTTGGTCAATCTGAAAACGGGTATGGTCGAGGCGGAGTTTCACAAGTACGTGATGCCCGTGGAGTCGCCGCAACTGAGCGAATACTGTACCAGTCTGACGGGCATTCAGCAGAAGACTGTGGAGGCGGGAGTGCCACTGCAGACGGCACTCAATTCCTTTATCGAGTGGCTGAAGAAGGAATTGAGCGCCCGAAACCTGGTGCTACCAAAGATGAGTATGACCAATCCACAGGGAAACTGTTTCTTCGTCACCTGGACGAACTgggactttggaatctgtctTGCCAAGGAGTGCGCACGCAAGAATATACGTAAACCAACCTGCTTCAATCAGTGGATAGACGCGAGGGCCATCTACACGAAGTGGTACAAGTATCGTCCCTTCAGCTTCGACAATGCCCTGGCCCATGTGAGGCTGACCTTCCAGGGACGTGCTCACTCCGGCATCGATGATGCCAAGAATCTGGGCAATCTCATGTGCAAGATGTCTCGTGATGGAGCCCCCTTTTCGATCACCAAGGATCTGACACCACATAAGGAGCTCAACGAGAACCGTGGCTTCTGA
- the LOC117186784 gene encoding ERI1 exoribonuclease 2-like: protein MHPFTYAISVNFVATCWENQPAQQFRLSEIIEFPAILVNLKTGMVEAEFHKYVMPVESPQLSEYCTSLTGIQQKTVEAGVPLQTALNSFIEWLKKELSARNLVLPKMSMTNPQGNCFFVTWANWDFGICLAKECARKNIRKPTCFNQWIDARAIYKKWYKYRPFSFDNALAHLRLTFQGRAHSGIDDAKNLGNLICKMSRDGAPFSITKDLTPHKELNENRGF from the coding sequence ATGCATCCTTTTACTTATGCCATATCCGTGAACTTCGTGGCCACCTGCTGGGAAAATCAACCGGCTCAACAATTTAGATTGTCGGAGATAATTGAGTTCCCAGCCATTTTGGTCAATCTGAAAACGGGTATGGTCGAGGCGGAGTTTCACAAGTACGTGATGCCCGTGGAGTCGCCGCAACTGAGCGAATACTGTACCAGTCTGACGGGCATTCAGCAGAAGACTGTGGAGGCGGGAGTGCCACTGCAGACGGCACTCAATTCCTTTATCGAGTGGCTGAAGAAGGAATTGAGCGCCCGCAACCTGGTGCTACCAAAGATGAGTATGACCAATCCACAGGGAAACTGTTTCTTCGTCACCTGGGCGAACTgggactttggaatctgtctTGCCAAGGAGTGCGCACGCAAGAATATACGTAAACCAACCTGCTTCAATCAGTGGATAGACGCGAGGGCCATCTACAAGAAGTGGTACAAGTATCGTCCCTTCAGCTTCGACAATGCCCTGGCCCATCTGAGGCTGACCTTCCAGGGACGTGCTCACTCCGGCATCGATGATGCCAAGAATCTGGGCAATCTCATTTGCAAGATGTCTCGTGATGGAGCCCCCTTTTCGATCACCAAGGATCTGACACCACATAAGGAGCTCAACGAGAACCGTGGCTTCTGA